In Sulfurimonas sp. hsl 1-7, the DNA window TTTTTTATTAAAAACAATCAATTAAATTCTTTTGAAAACACAAACAAAACATCATGAATTTTTCACTAATATTTTAACTATTTTAAATCATAATCTATCGGTATTGTTAACGTCAATTCCTCATCAGGTTTTGGTAGTTTTTTATCTAAGTTTTCTATCGTTTCTCTAGCTGCACGTGAGAGTATCTCATAATCACTGTTTAGTACTTCAATATTTGAGATATCTCCATTTGTAGAGAGTGTAAACTTTATCTTCACTATCCCTTCCAATCCTTGTTTTCTAGCACGTCTTGGATAGTATAGATTTTCTTTCAACAAAGAAACTATTTCTTCGAGATGCAAAGAGATATAGTCATCCTCTTTATTTGTTACTTTTTTCTCCACGACAACCTCTGTTGCACAATGGGTGTCTGGAAGCTCTTCTTGGACACTCTGAGAGGCCTGTGTGGCATTTTTATCTGCTTGAACTACTTCTGGAGTGCTTTGTAGCTTTTCTGCCGTTTTAGCCTCTTCTATCCTCTTTGGTTCTTGTGTTTGAACAACAACCGTTTCTTCTCTCTTTGGCTCTATTTTCTTAACAACTTTTTTTTCTTCTTTAGGCACTGTTTTTTGAACTAGTTCTTTCTTTTCGAGAGGCTTTTGAGTTTGTTTATTT includes these proteins:
- a CDS encoding energy transducer TonB gives rise to the protein MQSRQAEHLCACCTTKINLNTVETNKQTQKPLEKKELVQKTVPKEEKKVVKKIEPKREETVVVQTQEPKRIEEAKTAEKLQSTPEVVQADKNATQASQSVQEELPDTHCATEVVVEKKVTNKEDDYISLHLEEIVSLLKENLYYPRRARKQGLEGIVKIKFTLSTNGDISNIEVLNSDYEILSRAARETIENLDKKLPKPDEELTLTIPIDYDLK